The segment CGCCGGGTTCGGCGGGACGAGGAAGACGCCGGATTCCCGCTCGTCGGGCGCGGGGGTGGGGGCGAGCAGTGCGGCGGCGGTGCCGACCGCGACGGCCGAGCGGGGCAGCAGCGCGGCCTGGGCGAGCACCTCGCGGGCCCGCGCATGGGTCTCCGGGTCCGTGATGATCACGCCGTCGACCAGCTCGGGACGGGCGGCCAGCACCCGGGTGTGGTCGGCGGGGTCGACGGACTGGGCGAGATAGCGCCAGCCCGGCAGCGCGGGAACGCCGTGCTCGCCGAGATACTCCACGGCGGCCAGCACATCGGGCCCCGGGGGCAGCAGACCGCCGTCGCCCAGCGCGCCCAGGATCCGCGCATCGTCGGCGGCGGCCGTCCGCAGGTCGAACAGCTGCCGCTCGGCGCCGGCAACGCCCTCCTCCAGCAGCTCGCGCAGCTCGTCGGCGTTGCGGTCCAGCTCCTCGGCCGTCAGCGGGCCCGCGGTGGGACGGCGCGCGACGCCCGGGTCCGCACCGGACGTGGCCGTACGGGGACCGGGCACGGACTTGGCCTCGGACTGCGGGAGGCCGAGGAGGTCGGCGAGCCGCTGCTCGGCGCCGATGGACTCGGCGGCCCGGCGCTCGGCCTCGTAGGCGCGCTCGGCGGCCTCGGCGGCGTCCTCGGCGCGGGCCGCCGCCAGCTCGGCGGTGGAGTGCCGGGCGGTGGCCGCACGGGCGCGGTCGGTGGCCTGCCGGGCGGTTTCACGGGCCGAGTCCCAGGCCTCGACGGCGGTCTTCTCGGCGTCCGCGGCGGCGAGCGCGGCACGGGCCGGGTCGGCGTCGGGGGCACTGTCATCCAGCCAGCCGGCCCGGACGGCCTCGGCGGTCTCCTCGGCGACCTCGGAGAGCCGCTGCTTGAGGTGCTCGGACTCACTGCGGGCGCGCTGGGCGTGGGTGGCGGCGCTGGTGGCGTCGCGGTGCGCCGACTCACCGGCCTCCTGGAGGGCGGCGGAGCGTTCCTCCTCCTCATTGGCGATCCGCTCACCGGCCTCGGCCGCCGTGTGCAGGGCGCGGACCAGGTCGGCGGCGGCCGTGGCACGGGCGGCGAGCGCGGGCGCGGCGTCCCGCTCGGCCTCGCGGATGGCGGCGGCGACCCGCGCGGAGCGGTCCGCGGCGGCCCGGTGCCGCAGTGCGGTCTCGGCGGCCTGCCAGGCGCTGTGCAGCGTACGGGCGTCGTTGAGCTCCCGGCGCTGGGCGGCGGCGCCCTTCTCCGCGGCGGCCAGCGCCAGCGAGGCATGCCGGTAGGCGAGTTCGGCGGAGACCAGGGAGCGGCGCTCGCGTACCCGCTCGGCGTCGGTGACGCGGTGCGCGGCGGCGGCGACCTGCTCGGCGAGTTCGGCGGCGCGGCCGCGCTCCTCGGTGCCCCGGGCGTGCAGCCGCTGGGCCAGGCCGCGGGTGCGGCGCTCGGCCCCGGCATGCACCTCGCGGGCGCGTTCGCGCTGCTCGGCGGCGTCGGCGATACGCGAGAGCAGATCGAGGGAACCGGCCGTGAAGTCCCGTTCGGCGGTGAGTTCGGCGCGCCGGCCGAGCTTGTGGGCGAAGCCGTGCACCAGATCGGCGAGGCCGTCGGTGTCGCGGGTGTCCGTGACGGCGCGCAGCAGCAGGTCGGTGAAGTCCGAGTCGTTCTTGACCGCGAAGAGGCCGGCCGCCTCACCCTCGTCGGCGTTCATCTCCCGCTGGTAGCGGAAGAGCTCCGGGTCCAGACCCAGCTCGCCGAGGTGCTCGTTCCAGCGCTCGTGGATCTCTTCCCAGACGACGTCCAGATTGGGGTAGTTCTTCCCCGCCTCGGTGAGGATGTCGCGGAAGCCCTTCATCGTACGGCGGCGGCCCTGGGCGCCGGAGCTGCCCTCGCCGCTCTCCTGACGCGGGCGGACGACGGTGGCCTCGGCGACCGGAAGCGAGTCCAGGCTCATACCGGGGCCGGGCCGGAAGCTGTACCAGGCCTCGGCGAACTTCCGTGGGTCGTTGGAGACCTGCCGCCCGCGCCACTCGCTGACCTTGCCGACGACCACGCTCTCGCCGGTGAGGACGTGCTGCCACTCCAGGGCGACATGGCCGCAGTCGTCGGCGAGCAGGAACTTGCGCAGCACGCCGGAGCTGGCGCCGCCGAGGGTGTTGCGGTGGCCGGGCAGCATCACCGAGAAGATCAGCTTGAGCAGGACGGACTTGCCGCCGCCGTTCTCCAGGAAGAGCACACCCGCGGGCGCCGGGCGGCGCGGCGGGCCGACCGGTTCGTCCTCGAAGAAGTCCGCCTGGGCCGGGGCCGGTTGGGGTACGGGCGCACCGACTCCGCGCAGGTCCATGACGGTGTTGGCATAGCGCGCACCGGCGGGCCCGATGGAGTAGAGGCGGACCCGGGACAGCTCGTACATGGCGGACTCTCGTTGTCGTGGTCGGGAGGGGCGGGAGGGGTGGGGAGGTCGGGCGGGGCTGGCAGGTGGGGCGGGTCGGGCGGGGCGGGCAGGTCGGGAGGGGGCGGCGGCGCTCCCCCGCCCCCTCCCCCCCTCCCCCTTCGGGGGAGGGGGCGGGGGTGGGTTCGGGGGTGGGGGGGAGCCTCGGTCGTGCGACGGTCGGATGGATCCGTCCAGCCGGTCGGTCGGAAGGATCAGTCGGGCCGGTCGGTCGGAAGGATCAGTCCGGCCGGTCGGTCGAACGGATCGGCCCAGCCAGTCTGTCGGACGGATCGGTCCAGCCGGTCGGTCGGACGGTCACCCGGCAGTCGGAACGCCGTCAGGGCACCAGCAGTCGACATGCCCCCTCAGCCCGAATGGAACGGCAGTCCGGCGTCCGCGACCAGGGCGAGGTCGTCGGTGTCCTCGCCCGGCAGCAGGGCGGCGCTGCCGTCGGTGACGGGGACGATGCCCAGCTCCAGGAGTTCGGCCATGGCGGCGCTGCCGGCCATGTCGCGGACCTGGAGCTGATAGCGGGCGGTGGTGCGGTAGGCGCCGCCGGCGTCGTCACCGGTGCGCTGGAGGAAGCCGGAGTCGACGAGGAAGGTGACGGCCTTGGCGATGATGCCGGTGGTCGAACCGGCGAGCCGGCGGGCGTCCTTGGTGGCGCCGGTCGCACTGCGCCGGGCGTAGATACGCCAGGCGGACTCCAGGCCGGGGGCATCGGTGGCCGGGTCGGTGTTCTCGCCCTCCTGCTCGGCGCGCTCCTCCAGCCGGCGGCAGGCCTGCCGGACGAAGGCGTCGACGCCGTTGACCGTGATCCGGCCGATGTAGCCGTCGTCGGCGAGGTCCTCGGGACGCGGGAAGGCCAGCGCGGCGACGGCCAGATGGGCCAGGCCGTGCAGGAAGCGGTCGGCGGAGTCGGCGGAGGCACGGCGGGCATAGTCACCCATTCGTACGGCGAAGACGGAGTCCTCGTCGGCGGTGACGGCCATCCCGGCGCGGGTGGACACCTCCAGGACGACCAGACCGAGGCCGGTGGCGACGGCGTCGGCGAGCCGGGCGAAGGCGGGCTCGTCCCGGTAGCGGCGCAGGAGTTCGCCGTATTCGGCGTCGCGGGCGGGCAGCAGCTTGGGCTGGAGGCCGAAGGAGACCAACCGGGCGGCGTCGGCGGCATCAGCGGGGGTCAGGGGGTGGGGGCCCGGCTGCTCCTGGCGGTCCCCCCGCTCGGCCGAAGCCGGGAACGGGAACGCGGCCGAGGGCTTGGATGGGGGTCCCCCCTGCTCGAGCGAAGCCGAGAGCTTGGGGGAGGGTCCCGCCGCGCCCGTATCGGCGTCGGCCGTGGGCGCACCCCAGCCCGGCTCACCGGCCCCGGACGCCGGGTCCGGCTGCGGCGTCTCGTCGTACTGGGTCACGGAACAAGCTCCTTGCGAGGGACGGTCGGGAACATCTCGGGCCGTTGCGACGGCGGGCGGCCGCCGGGCGCGCCACGGCCCTGCCGGACCGGCCGCGCCCCGCCGTTCGCCGCCCGCTCCTCCTGGGCGCGGGGCATCAGGCCACCTCCGAGCGGTCCGCGGCCATTCCGGCGGAGTCCAGCAGCGCCGTGCCGACGATGAGGTCGGCGCCGCCGAACTCGGGGTCTATCAGCTCCGTGCCGTCGTCGACGGCGAACAGCAGCTGTTGTTCGCCCTGGCGGTAGGCCGTGCCGACGGGCGGGCTGGCGGCGTGCACGGCCAGCAGGGCGACGAGGTAGGGGAGTTCGGGATCGCTGCGGCGCGCCTCGGCGAGCAGGCCGGAGAGCCTGCGGGGCGCGTCGGCGGGCAGGTCGAGCAGCGCCATCGCGGCGTCGAGCTGGGCCTCGCTGAAGCGGCTGTCGTCGGGGGTGGCCACCAGGTCGGGCTCGGGCATCTCGGCGCCGAGGTGCTCCCGCTCCATGGGCGGGGTGAGCAGCATCTCGACGAGGTCCCCTATGCGCGCGGCCGACGGGGTGCGCAGCCCCGTGCCCTTGGCGAAGAAGGCGTCGGTGACACGGATGGCCTGCTCGGCGGGGAGCGGCAGCAGCGGGGCGACCAACTGGCCGTAGAGGTCGAGTCCGGCGCGGGCGACGGGGGTCGCGAAGGCCTGCCGGTCCTGTTCGGCGCGGAACAGCGGCCCGGCCTCCAGCAGCCGGGACTGGAGCTGGGTGTGGCGGCGGATGCAGTCCTTGACGATGTCGACGAGCTCGGCGGCCCGCCGCTTGTGCTCGGGCTCCTCGGTCTCGTCCCGGGCCTTGCGGATGTTCGTCAGGATGGCGTTCTCGTGGCGGTAGCGGTCCGCGACGTGGTCCAGCGCCTCGGTGATCATGTCGGGGACGGTCTCCAGCCAGTCCACGGCGCGGACGTTGCGGCGGGTGGCGTCCAGGGTCCTGCGGAGCGTCTCCGCATACTGCACGGTGCGGTAGCGGGCCTGTTCGGCGGCGAGCTGGGCATCGGCCAGCCGGCCGCGGTTGATCAGCACCTCCAGCTTGACCTCCGCGGCGATCTGGGCGCTGGTGACGTCCGTGTCGAGCGCGCCGACCAGGACGTTGACCGCTTCGTCGGTGGCCCGGAGGTAGACGCTGCCACCGCCGCCGGGGACCTCCTCGATGAGCTTGAAGTCGTAGTCGCGGCGGACGTACTCGCCCTCGGTGGTGAAGGTGCCGTAGACGGCGCGGAAGCCGCGGTCCACGCTGCCGACGTTGATCAGATTCTCCAGCACCCAGCGGGCGACCCGCTCATGCTCGCCCGCTGGACGGCGGGGGGCCTGGGCGGCGACCCGGGGGAGCACCTTCGCCACTATTTCCTCGTGGTCGGCGCCGGTGTCGAAGTCCATGTTGAGGGTGACGAGATCGATGACGGCGAGCGCCACCTCCGCCATCGCGTAGATGCCGTACTCGCCCGCGAGGTTGGCCTTGCGCACATCGAGGTCGTGCAGCGGCGCGGTGCATGCCAGGGCGCGCAGCCGACGGGCCAGGCCTTCGTCGGCGGCCGGGCCCGGCGCAGGCCGGTGAGGGCCGTTGAGCTGGGGCGCAGCAGTCCCCGGGGCGGAAAAAGTCACGTCGCACAGAGTAGGCGCTCGCACTGACAACGGACGAAACGGCGCGGATCCGTTCATGGGTGGAACCGCAGGTGAATCCGTTGACGAACCGCTCACGGGCCGCTCACGGACCGACGCGACAGTCTACGGCGTGGCCCGCGAGAGCCGGTCGCCAGGTCCCGTGGGTGCCGGTGCCGGTCTCAGTGGGTGGCGCCGCCGGCGACCCGGATGTCGGTGTGGGTGCGCGCGGTGGTGAGGGCGATCTCGTGCAGGGCCCGGGTGACGGCCTCGGACGGGAGCGACGGCTGGGAGCGGTCGACGACCTGTTCCGGTGCGTAGGGGACGTGCACGAATCCGCCGCGTACGCCAGGCAGTTCTGTGGCGATGAGGTGGGCGAGGCCGTAGAACACGTGGTTGCAGACGAAGGTGCCGGCGGTGTTGGAGACGGAGGCGGGGAGCCCGGCGGCGCGGACGGCCGCCACACAGGCCTTGATCGGCAGGGTGGAGAAGTACGCGGCGGGGCCGCCGGGCACGATCGCCTCGTCGATCGGTTCGGCTCCGGAGGCATCGGGGATCCGGGCGTCGTCGACGTTGACGGCGAGGCGTTCGACGGTGATGTCGGGCCGGCCGCCCGCCTGGCCGACGCACACCACTATCTCGGGGCGGGCCTCCTCGATCGCGGCGCGCAGCACCGCGATCGAGGCTCCGTAGACGCAGGGCAGTTCGATGGCGGATGCCTCGATGCCGGCGGGCGGTTCGGCCGCGGCGGCGCGGACGGCCTGCCAGGAGGGGTTGAGCGATTCACCCTCGAACGGGGCAAATCCGGTCAGCAGAACCCGGGTCATACGGTCATCCTTGGTGCGACGGGCGGAGCGGGGACGGAGCGGACCAGGTGCCAGGGGTACCGCCCGGCGAGCGGCGGTACCCCTGGCACCTGCTCAGAAGGCGAACAGCGCCATGATCACGATGTTGCAGCCCAGCAGCACACCCGCGGTGGGCAGCTGCGCCTTGATGGGCCCGTACTGGTCCTTCAGCTCCAGCAGCGCCGCCGGGACGATATTGAAGTTGGCGGCCATGGGGGTCACGAGGGTGCCGCAGAATCCGGCGAGCATGCCGATGGCCAGCACGGCGGGGGCGTTGCCGTCGAAGTGCCCGACCAGCACGGGCCAGCCGACGGCCGCGGTCATCACGGGGAAGGCGGCGAAGGCGTTGCCCATGATCATGGTGAAGGCGAACATGCCCACGCAGTAGACGACGACCGCGATGTAGAGCGAGTCCTTGGGCAGGACGGAGGTGGTGAGCTTGCCGACCTGGTCGCCGACGCCGGAGACCTGGAAGATGGCGCCCAGTGTGGCCAGCATCTGCGGCAGCAGCATGGCCCAGCCCATCGCCTCCAGCATGGAACGGCCGGACTGCACGGGCACCGAGATCCGCTTCTCCCGGAGGATGATCATGCCGACGGCGAGGGCGACGACGGCTCCGATGCCGAGGCCCAGGATGGTCTCGCTGCCCTCTTCGAGGACCGGCTCGCCCCCGAAGGACAGGTGCTTGACGCCGATGGCGCAGGCCATGGCGACGACCGGGATGGTGAGCGCCGGGATGAACAGCCGGTTGCCGAGCTTGGCGGCGCTCGCGACGCGCTGCTCGGTGGTGGTGGTGCGCGGGGTGCCGCGTCCGGTGAACCCGAAGCCGGCCAAACAAGCCATGGCCAGCACCGCGACGCCCAGAGGCTCGGCGGGTGCCTGCTTGGTGACGACCCAGCTGCTGTAGATGAAGCCGGCACCGATCAGGCCCCAGAAGGCGCCGGTGCCGAAGCGCTTGGGGTTGCTGCGGTCGGCGGCCATCTGGACGGCCATCACCAGGAAGATGAGGCCCACCAGCCAGTAGAACCACTCTGCCTTGATCACTTGGCGGCCTCCACTACGGCGGTGTCGTGCACGTGGGCGGTGAGCAGTTCGCGTTCCAACTGGCGATCCAGGCGCAGCAGTCGCCAGCCGTGGACCACGAAGGCGCACACCGCGGTGGGGATCGCCCACAGGGCGAGCTGAAGCGGTTCGAGGTGGGTGCCGTAGGTGGTGTTGACGAAGCCGGTGATCAGCAGGATCGAGCCGACGGCGAGGAAGACGTCCTCTCCGAAGAAGAGACCGACGTTGTCGGCGCTCGCGGAGAACGACCGGACCTTCTCCCTTGTCCGGTGCGGGAGTTGGCCGTATTTGCGCTCGGCCGCACCCTCGGCCATCGGGACGGCGAGCGGGCGGACGGTCTGGGCATGGCCGAAGACGTTGGTCAGTCCGACCGCCGCACCGATCTGCCGCAGACCGAGGTAGAGCGCGAGGAAGCGGCCCGTGGTGAGTTTGGCGAACCGGGCGATGAGGTTACGGGCCTGCTCCTGGAGGCCGTAGCGCTCCAGGAGGCCGATGACCGGGAGGGTGATCGCGAAGATCGTCACCGCCCGGCTGCCGGCGAAGCCGTTGCCGAACGCCGCGAGCACCTTGCCCGGTGACAGCCCTCCGAGGAGGCCGGTCGCGATACCGGCCACCCCTACGACCAGCAAGGGATTGCGCTTCGTGGCGAAGCCGATCACGACCACGAGCACGCCGAGGAGCACGATCATGGGTCCGCCTTCCGCGTACGGGGACCCCACAGGGCCCGTGAGGAGATGAACAGATTGCAGCGGAGGCTAGGCGATTGTTCAACGATCCGACAAGGGTTGTGCGGCAACGGATCTGCGGAGCTCCCCGGAGCGGACCTCAGGGGCGGCTCCCCCGCCGCTCACCCCTCCGCGATGCGCTGCGCGTACGCCCCCGACAGCTGGCTGCGCGAGTCCTCCAGGTAGGACCGCAGCAGCCGTTCGGCCTCGACGGCGTCGCCCGCCTGGAGCGCCTCGGCAATCTGGCGATTACGGGTCAAGTAGGGCGCATGGAAGCGCCGGGGGTCGGCCATGACGTGGAAGACGAGCCGGAGTTCCGCGAGCACACCCCGCATCAGCTCGTCCGTGCGCGGACTGCCCGCCAGGGCCACGACGCCCTGGTGAAAGCGGATGTTGGCGGTCGAGAGCGCCTGCCACTCGCGGTCCGCCGAGGCGGCCTCACCGGCCTGTACGGCGGCCTCGATCGCCGCGACGGCTTCGGTCACCCCGGCGTCGTACGGCCCCTGTCCCAGCCCCCGTACCGCCGCGCACTCCACGAGGAGGCGCACCCGGTAGATGTCCTCCAGGTCCTCGACCGTCACCACCCGGACGAAGACCCCGCGGTTGAGTTCGTGCACCAGCAGCCGCTCATGGGTCAGCAGCCGGAACGCCTCCCGCAGGGTGTTGCGCGAGACGCCCAGCGCGCCGCCGATGCTCTCCTCCGAGAGGCGGGCGCCGGGCGGGAAGTAGCCCTCGGCGATCCGGTCCCGCAGGATGTCGGCGACCCGCTCGGCCGTACTGGAGCGGCCCAGCAGGGGGCGGTCCCGCTCCAGGCCCGCGACCTCGGTGAGCCGCCCCTGATCGTTCTTCGCCACTCCGCCGGCCATGACGCTCCCCGCTCTCGCGCTGTACCAGGCGGCGGGTTCGAGCCGTCCCGGTGTCCTGGAGCGAAAGTCAATCCCAGATGAGGGGACGAAACAACGCACCTTCGACCGGTATGCATCCACCTCTTGTCGGATCGTTGAACAATCCCTTACGTTGTCCCCGACGCCGCCGGCCCCGAGCACCTCTGGAACGGACATACATGAGCGAGCGCAGCGAGGGAGTCATCCAAAGGTGCGCGCCACGCGTATGCGGGGCCGAGCGAAGCGAGGTTTCGGCATGAGCGAGCGCAGCGAGGGAGTCATCCAAAGGTGCGCGCCGCGCGTATGCGGGGCCGAGCGAAGCGAGGTTTCGGCATGAGCGAGCGCAGCGAGGGAGTCACCGCAAGCGTGGGCGTTCCTCCCGTCATCGACCTCAACGCCGATCTCGGCGAGGGCTTCGGCCGCTGGCAGCTCACCGACGACGAGGCGCTGCTCTCCGTCGTCACCAGTGCCAATGTCGCCTGCGGCTTCCACGCCGGCGACCCGGCCACGATGCGCCGGGTGTGCGAACTGGCCGCCGAGCGCGGGGTGGTCATCGGCGCCCAGGTCTCCTACCGCGATCTGGCCGGCTTCGGCCGCCGCGCGATGGACGTTCCGCCGGACGAGCTGGCCGCCGAGATCACCTACCAGATCGGCGCCCTGGAGGTCTTCGCGCGCGCCGCCGGTGCCCGCGTCGGCTATGTCAAACCGCATGGCGCGCTCTACAACCGCTGTGTGCACGACGAGGAGCAGGCCCGCGCCGTCGTGGACGGCATCCGCGCCGCGGGCGGCGGGCTGCCGGTCCTCGGACTGCCCGGCTCCCGGCTGCACGAGGCCGCCGCACGGGCCCAACTCCCGGTCATCGGCGAGGCGTTCGCCGACCGCGCCTATACCCCCGAGGGCACCCTGGTTCCGCGCCGTGAGCCGGGCGCGGTGATCCATGACCCCGACGAGGTCGTCAAGCGCGCCCTCGGCATGGCCCGGGACCAGGCCGTCACCGCCCGCGACGGCCGGCGGGTGGCCGTCCCGGCCCGTTCGCTGTGTCTGCACGGCGACACCCCGGGGGCCGCGGACCTCGCCCGGCGGGTCCGGTCCGAGCTGACCGCGGCCGGCGTCCACGTGCGGAGCTTCGTATGAGGCCGCTGCCGGTCGGTGAACACGGGCTGCTCATCGAGCTGGACAGCGCCGAGGAAGTCGAGGCACTCCACGCCGAGCTGCTGCGCCGGGCCGCCGACGGCGCGCTGCCGCCGCTGCGCGAGATCGTGCCGGCCGCCCGTACGGTGCTCCTCGACGGCCTCGCCGACCCGCGGGGCCTCCTCGCCGAACTGGCCGCGTGGGACATTCCGCCGCTCACCGCCGGCCACCGGCCCGCGGTGGAGATCCCGGTCCGCTACGACGGCCCCGACCTCGCCGATGTCGCCGCCCTGTGGGACGTCACCCCCGACGAGGTCGTACGGCGGCACTCCGCCACGGAGTTCCATGTCGCTTTCTGCGGTTTCGCGCCCGGCTTCGGCTATCTGACCGGCCTGCCCGAGCCGCTGCACGTACCGCGCCGGGACACCCCCCGTACCAAGGTCCCGGTCGGCTCGGTCGCCCTCGCCGGCCCGTACACCGGGGTCTATCCGCGCTC is part of the Streptomyces platensis genome and harbors:
- a CDS encoding LamB/YcsF family protein, which encodes MSERSEGVTASVGVPPVIDLNADLGEGFGRWQLTDDEALLSVVTSANVACGFHAGDPATMRRVCELAAERGVVIGAQVSYRDLAGFGRRAMDVPPDELAAEITYQIGALEVFARAAGARVGYVKPHGALYNRCVHDEEQARAVVDGIRAAGGGLPVLGLPGSRLHEAAARAQLPVIGEAFADRAYTPEGTLVPRREPGAVIHDPDEVVKRALGMARDQAVTARDGRRVAVPARSLCLHGDTPGAADLARRVRSELTAAGVHVRSFV
- a CDS encoding GntR family transcriptional regulator, which gives rise to MAGGVAKNDQGRLTEVAGLERDRPLLGRSSTAERVADILRDRIAEGYFPPGARLSEESIGGALGVSRNTLREAFRLLTHERLLVHELNRGVFVRVVTVEDLEDIYRVRLLVECAAVRGLGQGPYDAGVTEAVAAIEAAVQAGEAASADREWQALSTANIRFHQGVVALAGSPRTDELMRGVLAELRLVFHVMADPRRFHAPYLTRNRQIAEALQAGDAVEAERLLRSYLEDSRSQLSGAYAQRIAEG
- a CDS encoding DUF979 domain-containing protein, whose protein sequence is MIKAEWFYWLVGLIFLVMAVQMAADRSNPKRFGTGAFWGLIGAGFIYSSWVVTKQAPAEPLGVAVLAMACLAGFGFTGRGTPRTTTTEQRVASAAKLGNRLFIPALTIPVVAMACAIGVKHLSFGGEPVLEEGSETILGLGIGAVVALAVGMIILREKRISVPVQSGRSMLEAMGWAMLLPQMLATLGAIFQVSGVGDQVGKLTTSVLPKDSLYIAVVVYCVGMFAFTMIMGNAFAAFPVMTAAVGWPVLVGHFDGNAPAVLAIGMLAGFCGTLVTPMAANFNIVPAALLELKDQYGPIKAQLPTAGVLLGCNIVIMALFAF
- the pcp gene encoding pyroglutamyl-peptidase I, with product MTRVLLTGFAPFEGESLNPSWQAVRAAAAEPPAGIEASAIELPCVYGASIAVLRAAIEEARPEIVVCVGQAGGRPDITVERLAVNVDDARIPDASGAEPIDEAIVPGGPAAYFSTLPIKACVAAVRAAGLPASVSNTAGTFVCNHVFYGLAHLIATELPGVRGGFVHVPYAPEQVVDRSQPSLPSEAVTRALHEIALTTARTHTDIRVAGGATH
- a CDS encoding DUF969 domain-containing protein, producing the protein MIVLLGVLVVVIGFATKRNPLLVVGVAGIATGLLGGLSPGKVLAAFGNGFAGSRAVTIFAITLPVIGLLERYGLQEQARNLIARFAKLTTGRFLALYLGLRQIGAAVGLTNVFGHAQTVRPLAVPMAEGAAERKYGQLPHRTREKVRSFSASADNVGLFFGEDVFLAVGSILLITGFVNTTYGTHLEPLQLALWAIPTAVCAFVVHGWRLLRLDRQLERELLTAHVHDTAVVEAAK
- the pxpB gene encoding 5-oxoprolinase subunit PxpB, with the translated sequence MRPLPVGEHGLLIELDSAEEVEALHAELLRRAADGALPPLREIVPAARTVLLDGLADPRGLLAELAAWDIPPLTAGHRPAVEIPVRYDGPDLADVAALWDVTPDEVVRRHSATEFHVAFCGFAPGFGYLTGLPEPLHVPRRDTPRTKVPVGSVALAGPYTGVYPRSSPGGWQLIGTADTVLWDPRREPAALLSPGTRVRFVPQETAR